In a genomic window of Methanocella sp.:
- a CDS encoding complex I subunit 5 family protein produces MYEYLALLPIILPIIGALLTYVLGRYSEKIQDVFIVAGAALLFVLNASYLVALQRGILSPYSYGFIVLDAPGIFIGTLVAFIGTLVVFYSFVYKDRTHYDNTYFIMYFLLMGMMSGLASTYNVIVMLIFLEAATVISAVLILFGRTKRAINATYVYLAISIIEVILVVSGAFILYNDAGTLDLNKLAAGAISQNDMFLLAMLFFFGFGTKAGLLPLGIIWLPSAHSEAPPPISATMSGILIKASVVAMAKAIYPFYAISGVQTLILVVAGFGVANMLVGVIMALLSEDIKRLLAFHSISQMGYIIMGFGLATPAAVYGALFHITNHMLFKGCLFLITGALILRVNTRQIHKMGGLMKQMPLTGLCFLIASLAMSGVPLLNGFWSKEAIYEGSVQAGFPVLFSAFGTDFTAFSIIGWATSLLTFICLIHAFYVMFLGRPKDEFNGVRDPPVYMMLPILIMAGLCIVIGVYPGLVSGALKFVADTLLTLMHV; encoded by the coding sequence ATGTACGAATACCTGGCGCTTTTACCAATCATTCTGCCGATAATAGGAGCCTTGCTCACCTACGTCCTGGGCCGGTACTCGGAAAAGATCCAGGACGTCTTCATTGTGGCCGGCGCCGCCCTGCTCTTCGTGCTTAACGCGTCCTATCTCGTGGCGCTCCAGAGGGGGATACTCAGCCCCTATTCTTACGGCTTCATAGTGCTCGACGCCCCCGGCATCTTCATCGGCACGCTCGTGGCGTTCATCGGCACGCTGGTCGTTTTCTACTCCTTTGTATACAAGGACAGGACGCACTACGATAACACCTACTTCATCATGTATTTCCTGCTCATGGGCATGATGAGCGGCCTGGCGAGCACCTACAACGTCATCGTGATGCTCATCTTCCTGGAGGCGGCCACGGTCATCAGCGCGGTGCTGATCCTGTTCGGCCGCACGAAGCGGGCCATCAATGCGACCTACGTTTATCTGGCCATAAGCATCATCGAGGTCATCCTCGTCGTCTCGGGCGCCTTCATCCTCTACAACGACGCGGGCACGCTCGACTTAAATAAGCTGGCCGCGGGAGCCATAAGCCAGAACGATATGTTCTTACTGGCCATGCTGTTCTTCTTCGGCTTCGGCACCAAGGCCGGGTTGCTGCCCCTGGGCATCATATGGCTGCCCTCGGCCCACTCCGAGGCGCCGCCGCCCATCAGCGCCACCATGTCGGGCATATTGATCAAGGCGAGCGTCGTGGCCATGGCGAAGGCCATCTACCCGTTCTACGCCATTTCGGGCGTCCAGACGCTCATCCTCGTCGTGGCCGGGTTCGGCGTCGCCAACATGCTCGTGGGCGTCATCATGGCCCTGCTCTCCGAGGACATCAAGCGCTTACTGGCGTTCCACAGCATAAGCCAGATGGGCTATATCATCATGGGCTTCGGGCTGGCGACCCCCGCCGCCGTCTACGGCGCCTTATTTCACATCACCAATCACATGCTTTTCAAGGGCTGCCTGTTCTTGATTACCGGCGCGCTCATTCTGAGGGTCAACACCAGGCAGATCCATAAGATGGGCGGGCTCATGAAGCAGATGCCCCTCACTGGCCTTTGCTTTTTAATCGCGTCGCTGGCCATGTCCGGCGTGCCCCTCCTCAACGGCTTCTGGAGTAAGGAAGCGATCTACGAAGGCTCGGTGCAGGCCGGCTTCCCGGTGCTGTTCTCGGCCTTCGGCACGGACTTCACCGCGTTCTCCATCATCGGGTGGGCCACGAGTCTTCTTACTTTTATATGCCTCATCCACGCGTTCTACGTGATGTTCCTGGGCAGGCCAAAAGATGAGTTCAATGGCGTCAGGGACCCGCCAGTCTACATGATGCTCCCGATACTCATCATGGCGGGACTCTGCATCGTCATCGGCGTTTACCCGGGCCTGGTCTCGGGCGCGCTGAAGTTCGTGGCCGACACGCTGCTGACGCTTATGCATGTATAG
- a CDS encoding hydrogenase maturation protease: protein MDAIFQKELIIRLQGIPPEKVVFVGVGNRMRGDDAIGPVLIDMLSGEVPHAIDADGAPENVTAAIRRLKPLAIVFLDAASLGEAPGSARVVEAGELEKLEASVHNFSLDVVMEYLKASTGADVFLVGVQPERVGEGEGISPALERPLKEIAIILKSSIKKD, encoded by the coding sequence ATGGACGCGATCTTCCAAAAAGAGCTTATCATACGGCTTCAGGGGATACCACCGGAAAAGGTCGTCTTTGTCGGCGTAGGGAACCGCATGAGGGGAGACGATGCCATCGGGCCCGTCCTGATCGACATGCTCAGCGGCGAAGTGCCCCATGCCATCGACGCCGACGGGGCCCCGGAGAACGTCACGGCGGCGATACGGCGCCTTAAGCCGTTGGCCATCGTCTTTCTGGATGCGGCGAGCCTGGGCGAGGCCCCCGGGAGTGCGAGGGTCGTGGAGGCGGGCGAGCTGGAAAAGCTCGAGGCCAGCGTCCACAACTTTTCGCTGGACGTCGTAATGGAGTACCTGAAGGCCTCCACCGGGGCGGACGTGTTCCTCGTCGGAGTACAGCCCGAAAGAGTCGGAGAGGGCGAGGGCATCTCCCCGGCGCTGGAGCGGCCGCTCAAAGAGATCGCCATTATCTTAAAGAGTTCGATCAAAAAGGATTAG